In Verrucomicrobiota bacterium, a genomic segment contains:
- a CDS encoding filamentous hemagglutinin N-terminal domain-containing protein yields the protein NRVVTGAPSELLGTLNSNGQVYLINPNGILVGSNATIDTGGFVASTLDVSNEQFMSGADLTFMGDSQASVINQGVIKGRTSDVVLIAREVHNEGIIEANEVMSVLRSDRAEKKIFVSDNDQEETYSLAAYKKGAANGRVTLLDNIAGPGAFWSQKGEVEKALFTDGNVWAWASSQNWQEK from the coding sequence AAACCGAGTGGTCACGGGAGCGCCATCAGAACTCCTTGGCACACTCAATTCTAATGGCCAAGTTTACTTAATCAATCCCAACGGGATCTTAGTGGGCTCCAACGCCACCATCGATACCGGAGGATTTGTGGCGAGCACATTGGATGTGTCCAATGAACAATTTATGTCCGGAGCAGATCTCACCTTCATGGGAGACTCTCAAGCCTCGGTGATCAATCAAGGCGTGATCAAGGGACGGACTAGCGATGTGGTATTGATTGCTCGTGAAGTGCACAATGAGGGCATCATTGAAGCCAATGAAGTGATGTCCGTTTTAAGGTCTGATCGAGCTGAGAAAAAGATTTTTGTTAGCGACAATGACCAAGAAGAAACGTATTCATTGGCTGCCTATAAGAAGGGTGCTGCAAATGGGCGGGTCACCTTGTTGGATAACATAGCGGGTCCAGGTGCCTTTTGGTCTCAGAAAGGTGAGGTAGAAAAAGCTCTCTTTACAGATGGAAATGTTTGGGCTTGGGCTTCTTCACAAAATTGGCAGGAGAAGTAA
- the ileS gene encoding isoleucine--tRNA ligase produces MSTVMNYKDTLQLPQTDFPMRASLPKREPLLLRSWEDEDLYHQILKAREIAAPFILHDGPPFANGDAHMGHALNMALKDFVLKSRNMQGKRVPFIPGWDCHGLPIEHKVMKELAAAAKKKKEKVVELNPLEIRKQSQAMAEKFIDIQRAQFKRMGVLGEWDKPYITMNPGYEADILRVFAGMVEKGLVYQALRPVSWSTECRTALAEAEVEYQDRTDFSIFVEFPIKQGEVAEKLGLSSKDNAHIMIWTTTPWTLPANLGVAVHPQMDYVLVAYEGRKIIFAKALMESIASKREETEFKVFKEFKGQEIKGLNYFHPFLEREGEAHLADFVTSESGSGVVHIAPGHGQDDYILGKSVGLDVFSPVDDRGCLTEEAGLPDLTGTYVFKANKPIIELLESKGKLWASEQYNHSYPHCWRSKTPIVFRSVIQWFIKVDDFRQKALDGIEKVKWIPDWGKNRIKGAVESRPDWCISRQRTWGVPIPAFYNEQGEPHLIADTVYKVADLVEQKGTNVWYETPDQEMANRVGLTGAGWRKGLDTLDVWIDSGSSHEAVIKRRLTFPADLYLEGSDQHRGWFQSSLLTSVALGQEPPYKEVLTNGFVIDVDTRKKLSKSSGKPLALMAFVDRFGSDILRLWVCSQDYRDDVPFSDEIFKRVADTYRSMRNCLRILLANLSDFDPEKDSLPEEELTEIDRYILFQFQKVVDQVNKAYEAYEFHQVYHVINRFCAVDLSALYVDVLKDRMYCDPADSRNRRSSQTVMHELLESMCKLLAPIMPFTAEEAWQFANAGEKPDPNELKLVRPSIHLEVFPQAREIKVTDGFTDRWKHLLEIRTSVNEKLEPLRQEKIIGKSLEARATVVSEQLTEVDVPLLEELCIVSQITLKQEGEIEVGKAEGEKCVRCWKYYRKLSGNPEHPEICSRCVEAVLSN; encoded by the coding sequence ATGTCCACGGTCATGAATTACAAAGATACGCTTCAGCTTCCGCAAACGGATTTTCCTATGAGAGCGAGCCTCCCTAAACGTGAGCCTCTGCTTCTTAGGTCTTGGGAAGATGAGGATCTCTATCATCAAATATTGAAAGCCAGAGAGATCGCAGCTCCCTTTATTCTTCATGATGGTCCACCTTTCGCCAATGGGGATGCTCATATGGGTCATGCTTTAAACATGGCGCTAAAGGATTTTGTTCTTAAATCCCGCAATATGCAGGGCAAACGGGTCCCTTTTATTCCCGGGTGGGATTGTCATGGCCTTCCAATCGAGCACAAGGTCATGAAGGAGTTAGCTGCAGCTGCTAAGAAGAAAAAAGAAAAAGTGGTGGAATTAAATCCATTAGAGATTCGTAAGCAGTCTCAGGCTATGGCTGAGAAATTTATTGATATCCAGAGAGCTCAGTTCAAACGGATGGGTGTTTTGGGGGAATGGGATAAACCATACATTACCATGAATCCTGGCTACGAAGCAGATATCTTAAGAGTATTTGCGGGAATGGTGGAAAAAGGACTCGTTTATCAGGCACTGCGTCCAGTCTCCTGGAGTACCGAATGCCGCACTGCCCTAGCGGAAGCTGAGGTGGAGTATCAGGACCGAACCGATTTTTCCATCTTTGTAGAGTTTCCTATTAAGCAAGGTGAAGTGGCGGAAAAACTTGGCCTATCCTCCAAGGACAATGCGCACATTATGATCTGGACTACCACGCCTTGGACTTTGCCCGCGAACCTTGGCGTAGCGGTTCATCCTCAGATGGACTATGTCTTAGTGGCTTATGAGGGACGTAAAATTATTTTCGCTAAAGCTCTTATGGAGTCTATTGCTTCTAAGAGGGAGGAGACAGAGTTCAAGGTTTTCAAGGAATTTAAGGGACAAGAGATTAAAGGACTCAATTATTTCCACCCATTTTTGGAGCGAGAAGGAGAAGCACATCTTGCCGACTTTGTCACTTCAGAATCAGGATCAGGTGTAGTGCACATTGCTCCTGGACACGGACAAGATGACTATATTTTGGGTAAAAGTGTTGGCCTAGATGTTTTCTCCCCAGTAGATGATCGGGGTTGCCTGACTGAGGAAGCGGGTTTACCGGATCTAACAGGGACCTATGTTTTTAAAGCCAACAAGCCAATCATCGAGCTATTAGAAAGTAAGGGTAAGTTGTGGGCAAGTGAGCAATACAACCATAGCTATCCTCATTGTTGGCGGTCTAAGACACCTATCGTTTTTCGTTCCGTGATTCAGTGGTTTATTAAAGTGGATGATTTTCGTCAGAAGGCTTTAGATGGAATTGAAAAAGTAAAATGGATTCCTGATTGGGGGAAGAATCGTATCAAAGGAGCTGTCGAAAGTCGGCCAGACTGGTGTATCTCCCGCCAAAGAACTTGGGGTGTTCCTATTCCTGCTTTTTACAATGAGCAAGGGGAACCTCACTTAATAGCAGATACTGTCTATAAAGTGGCTGATCTTGTAGAGCAGAAGGGAACTAATGTTTGGTATGAGACCCCTGATCAAGAGATGGCAAATAGGGTAGGGTTAACAGGTGCAGGTTGGCGGAAAGGCTTAGATACTTTAGATGTATGGATTGATTCGGGGTCCAGTCACGAGGCCGTTATAAAACGTCGCTTGACTTTTCCTGCCGATCTCTATTTAGAAGGTAGTGATCAGCACCGAGGATGGTTTCAGTCCTCCTTACTTACCTCAGTGGCTTTGGGGCAAGAACCTCCCTATAAGGAGGTCTTGACCAATGGCTTTGTTATCGATGTAGATACTCGCAAGAAGCTTTCAAAGTCAAGTGGGAAGCCTTTGGCACTGATGGCTTTTGTCGATCGTTTTGGATCGGATATTTTGAGGCTTTGGGTCTGTAGCCAGGACTATCGTGATGATGTGCCTTTCTCAGATGAGATCTTTAAGCGCGTTGCAGATACTTATCGTTCCATGCGAAATTGCTTGCGAATTCTTTTGGCAAACCTCAGTGATTTTGATCCTGAAAAAGATAGTTTACCTGAAGAAGAGCTAACTGAGATTGACCGCTATATTCTCTTCCAGTTCCAGAAAGTTGTTGACCAAGTCAACAAGGCTTACGAAGCCTATGAATTTCATCAAGTCTATCATGTGATCAATCGCTTTTGTGCGGTGGATCTATCTGCTCTATATGTGGACGTTTTAAAAGATCGTATGTATTGTGACCCGGCAGATAGTAGAAACCGTCGCTCGTCTCAAACAGTCATGCATGAATTGCTAGAGTCTATGTGTAAGCTCTTGGCTCCGATTATGCCTTTCACCGCTGAAGAGGCGTGGCAGTTTGCGAATGCCGGAGAGAAGCCAGACCCTAATGAATTGAAACTTGTGCGCCCTTCAATTCATTTAGAAGTTTTTCCACAAGCCAGAGAAATCAAAGTTACGGATGGCTTTACTGATCGATGGAAGCATCTACTGGAAATTCGCACATCCGTGAATGAAAAGCTGGAGCCCCTCCGCCAAGAGAAAATCATTGGAAAAAGTTTGGAAGCAAGAGCGACGGTTGTTTCAGAGCAGTTGACAGAAGTCGACGTTCCTTTGCTAGAAGAACTATGTATTGTTTCCCAGATCACATTGAAACAAGAGGGGGAGATAGAAGTGGGTAAAGCAGAGGGAGAGAAATGCGTGCGTTGTTGGAAATACTATAGGAAACTTTCTGGCAATCCTGAACATCCGGAAATCTGTTCGCGTTGTGTCGAAGCGGTTTTAAGTAATTAG
- the hisA gene encoding 1-(5-phosphoribosyl)-5-[(5-phosphoribosylamino)methylideneamino]imidazole-4-carboxamide isomerase → MILLPAIDLMSGQVVRLRQGKAEEKTVYSDDPVAFAQEWQAKGGDYLHVVDLDGAFEGTSKNLEAVRNICQALTIPVELGGGLRDLKAIETILNTGVSRGIIGSKACQDPAFVEQAVKVFGGERVAVGIDARDGKVATKGWVELSQWNAKDLALKMQDLGVQTIIYTDIATDGMLTGPNFDALQEMNDALEINLVASGGVSDRSDIERLNEMEDLYGVIIGKALYENRIRLEECRLITR, encoded by the coding sequence ATGATTTTATTACCAGCCATAGATTTAATGTCAGGACAGGTTGTTCGCTTGCGCCAGGGAAAAGCAGAGGAGAAGACAGTGTATAGTGATGATCCTGTAGCCTTTGCTCAGGAATGGCAGGCAAAGGGAGGAGATTACTTGCATGTGGTAGATCTAGATGGAGCCTTTGAAGGCACTTCCAAAAATTTAGAGGCAGTGCGTAATATCTGTCAGGCGTTGACTATTCCCGTTGAGTTAGGCGGAGGTTTGCGAGATCTCAAGGCGATAGAGACTATCTTAAATACGGGTGTTTCTAGGGGCATTATCGGAAGTAAGGCTTGCCAAGATCCAGCCTTTGTAGAGCAAGCTGTCAAAGTATTTGGTGGCGAGCGAGTGGCAGTGGGAATAGATGCTAGAGATGGAAAAGTTGCTACCAAAGGTTGGGTTGAACTCTCTCAATGGAATGCCAAAGATCTAGCACTTAAGATGCAGGACTTAGGGGTTCAGACCATTATTTATACAGACATAGCCACTGATGGAATGCTCACAGGACCTAATTTTGATGCACTCCAGGAGATGAATGATGCTTTAGAGATCAATCTTGTTGCCTCTGGTGGCGTAAGTGATAGGTCAGACATAGAGCGCCTAAATGAAATGGAAGACCTCTACGGTGTAATCATTGGAAAGGCTCTCTACGAAAACCGTATTAGGCTGGAAGAATGTCGGTTGATTACACGCTGA